Below is a genomic region from Streptomyces sp. NBC_00461.
CACACGCGAGGAGAAGTTCGACTGGCTGGAAGGGCTTGGCCTCGACGGCCATCGCGGAGGGGCCTCCTGGCAGCTCTGCCCCACACAGTGGACCGCGCCCTTTCACGTCACGTCCGACTCCGAGTGGTCGGCAATGCCACCGGTGGACGCCCTGCTGCCCTGGACGAGCTCCGGCAACAAGAACAACCGCAACTGGCCCGTCTCACCCAGCCGGGACGTTCTGGAGAGGCGCTGGCACAGGCTCGTCCAGGCTCCGGCAGACGCCAAAGCGGAGCTGATGAAGAGCACCGGAGACCGCCGTCCGGACAAGCTGGAACCACCACTGCCCGGCCAGCAGGAGACGGGCATTCTTGCCGCAGAGAAAGAGAGGGTTCCGGTCATCGTCAAGTACGGACGGATGACGTTCGACCGGCAGTACATCATCGCGGACCGAAGAGTGATCGACCGACCGCGGCCGGCCTTGTGGTTCGCCCACAACGACCAGCGTCAGATCTACCTGTCCGAACTCCACACGGAATCAGGCCGTCCGGGGCCAGCGGTGAGTTTCACCGCCCTTCTGCCCGACATTCATCACTTCAAAGGCACCGAAGGCGGCCGCGTCGCCCCTCTTTAGCGCCACCCCCACCAGGCTGAACCCAACGTCACCCCTGGCCTGCTGCGGCTGCTCACCAAGACGCACGGCGTGACGGTCACCGCCGAGGACCTCTTCGCGTACATCGCGGGAACAGCCGGCCACAGCGGCTACACCCGCCGGTTCGCCGCGAACCTCGCCGAGCGCGGTGCCCGTATCCCTATAACACGCGACCCGGCTTTATGGGCGGAGCTCGTGGAAGTGGGCAGGCGCACGGTGTGGATCCACACGTACGGCCAGCGCTTCGCCTCCCACCACGACAGTTCACCTGGCTCGTCCCCGAGGCTTCCCCCGGAGGAACAACCGGAATGCGTCGTCGTGATCGGAGAGGACGACGGGTTACCTGAGGACATCTCCTACGACGCGTCCACGCGAACCCTAACGGTGGGCACGGGCTGCATACGTCCGGTGACGCCGGAAGTCTGGGACTATCGGATCGGCGGGGTGCAGGTGATCCGCAAGTGGTTCAGCTTCCGCAAGCGCAAGCCAGACGTGGAACGACAGACCCCGTTGAACGACATCCTGCCCCCGACCTGGCCTGCCCGGTGGACCGTTGACCTGATTGACCTCATCAACGCCGCTCGGGCTCCTCGTAGCCCTCGAACCCCGACAGGCCCGGCTGCTGGACGCCGTGAGCAGCGGCCCGCTCATCAGCACCGACGACCTACGGGGCGAGGGCATCCTGCCCGTACCTGCCTACGCAACCAAGGAACCGAAACCGCCGCGGAAGTCTCGACGCGCCCCCGGCCCTGGTCAGGAGAGCCTCGACTTCTCGGACTGACACCCGCCCGGCCTGAGTGCCTGACGCCCGCAACATCAACGGAATATTTGCACGACGACGCCCCGCCGGAGCGATCCGACGGGGGTCCTCACCTGTCACGAGCGATCACGGGCGGGTCACCAACCCTGCGGACGCACTCACATCACCGGGCTCTGACCTGGACTTACGCGCTCACCCTGGATCAACTGAACGCCCGTGGACGGTTTCTACGACATGTGCCATGTGGGACCGTCATAGCTCACGACGGATGGCCGCCACCGCACGCGGCCACGGCAAGCGGGTTATCGCTCTACGCCAGCAGCGTGCGGGATTCGGCGTACAGGGCGGTATCGGCCGATGGCTATGTCACACCAGAGTGCGAGCGGACGCGGTAGGCGGCACCCCTTTTTTTCGGCTCCGCCCGCTGAGTGGCACCGGGCGGCCATCCAGTCCGAGGAACCGCATCGGTCAAGATCCGGACCATTCCCGGGCCAGTAATCCTGTCAAAGCCGAGACGGGCGCTGTTTGCGCTGGTCAGCGAAGCGCTGCCTGTGTACCACCAGCAGACCAAGAACCTGCTGTAAGGATCTGGCGCAGCGCCCCCCATGTCGGCCCGAAGAACCAGCGGTGTCGGCAAACGGCGATGGCAGCAGGGTTTGTCGAATCTCCACAAGGCGACAACACGAAAACTTTTCAGCCCACACCGACGCTCAACTCGACCATGCGCCGAGGCAGCATTCGCCCAACCGTCACCGAACCGACGGCGCCCGGCTCAGGCGACACGGTGGCAGAAAGAACTCCGCGATTAGACCTGACGACGCGTCACCAAAGTCAGCAAAGGTCAGCAAAAGCTCTGCCACAGTCGCCCGTAGACTGCCACACCGTGGAGTCGCCAGTCGCACCGGCCCGAGACGGCAACCGGTTGAACCGCCTTCCGATGAGCGGGCGCCTGCGGGAGGCATCGCTCGACCGCCTCCCGCTCCTAAGCGCAGTCCACGCTCGGGCATTCGCCCAGGTCAGCGCACCCTCCCTCGCGGCTTCAACGTCAGCGGCGGCAGTTCGGGAGCTGGCAGCGGCGCCCCGTCGTACCCCTTCACCTCACCGAATCGCGACCCCGTCATCCAGTCCTCACGGGCCTGCACGACCTCTTCCTGGGTGCGGCCGATCCAGTTCCAGAACATGATGAGTTCCTCGTCGAAGGGCTCGCCGCCCAGGAGCATCAGTCCGGCGTCCGACTCCACGCGCAGCGGGAGTTCGGTGCGGCCGCAGCCGAGGTAGAGCATCGAGCCCGGCAGCAGCGGCACGCCGTCGACGTGGGCCTCGCCGGACATGGACAGCACGGCGTACTCGAAGTCCGGCTGCAGCGGCAGGCGTACGTCCGCGCCGCGGGCGAGGGCCAGGTCGGCGCCGACGATCGGGGTGTACGTCGTTCCGGGTGAGGTCGCGCCGTCGAGGTCGCCGAGGATCAGCGTGCCCTTGAGTCCGGGCGCGGTGACGACCGGGAGTTCCGCGTGGTGTTCGAAGCGGGGGTCGGTGTGGCGGTGCGCGTCGGGGAGCGCGACCCACAGCTGCGCGCCGTGCAGCAGCCGGGCGTGCGGCCTCGGGCTCTCCTCGGAGTGACTGATCGCCCGGCCGGAGGTCATGAGCCCCAGTTCGCGGGGGCGGATGGTCTGCAGGCTGCCGGTCGAGTCGCGGTGCAGCACCTCGCCCTCGTGCAGCCAGCTGACCGTCTGCAGGCCCATGTGGGGGTGCGGCGGCACCTGCATACCGGGCTCGTCGGCGATGTCGTCGGGACCGTAGTGATCGACGAAGCACCAGGCGCCGACCATGCGGCGGCCCAGGTTGGGCAGCAGGCGGCGGACTTCGGTCGACTCGCCGAGCTGGACGCGTCGAGGGCTGAGGAGTTCACGCACGGGTTCTGCCACCACGAAGCCGCGGCCGCCGCACAGAGCGGGAACCGCCGCGCGATCAAGATTGCTCATGGCGCCAAACCTAGCCCCGCCGGGGGCGTCCCGTCAGTCCGTCACACGGGCGGTCTCGCCCGGCACGCCCGGCATCCAAAATAGTAGCCATGGATATAGTAGCCATGTACTGTATTCGCTATGAGTCAAGGCTCCGAGAAGGCGACGCCCGGTTTCCTCGTGTGGCGCCTGTCCATGAAGTGGCGTGTGGCCGTCGACCGTGCGGTGGCGCCGCTGGGCCTCACACATGCGCAGTACTCGCTGGTGGCCTCGCTCTACGGCATGCAGCGCAGCGGAGAGCGTCCCAGCCAACGCCGCCTCGCCGACCACACCGGGCTCGAACCGCTCTACGTGTCCAAACTGGCCCGCACCCTGGAGGCGGCCGGCCTCCTGGAGCGCACCCGGGACCCCCGGGACCCGCGCGCCGTGCAGCTGGCACTCACCGAGCAGGGCCGCGAGGTCACCGGGCGCGCCATCAAGGTCGTACAGGGACTGCTGCAGCAACTGCTGGAGCCGCTCGGCGGCCTCGACAGCCCACGTGCGCGGGAGTTCAACCGCGACCTGGCGACGCTGCTCGACGCACCACTTGATCCATTCAGTGACAACGAGACGGAGCAGTCATGACCACCACCACACCGACCGTCGACGGCCGCGTCATCGCCCTGGCCCACTACGCGGGCCGCGCCGTCCTGGAGCACGTCGTGGCCCGCCGCGGCCTCGCCTTCCAGCAGCAGATCACCCTCAGGCCTCTGGCCATCGCGGAAGGGCCGGTCGAGCGCGAGGACCTCGTCGGGCAGGTCGCAGACGCCCTCAAGGTCGACGCGGCCGACGTACACGGCGTCGTCGAGGAACTGATCGCCAAGGGACTGGCGGCGGTCGACGGGTCCCGGCTCCACTGCACGGACGCCGGACGGGAGCTCTACGCCGAGGTGGTCGCCGAGACCGGGAAGATCTCCGCCCGGATCTACGCCGGCATCCCGGACGAGGAGCTGGCGGCTGCCGGTCACGTGCTGGCCCTGGTGACCGAGCGGGCCAACGCTGAGCTGGCAGCACTGCAGGCCTGAGGACTCCCCGCAGCGAAATCATGTAGTGGAATGTTCAACCATCCCTCGCGGTTGCAGTACTCCGAAGGAGGTCACAGTGGAGGCGACGGTCGAGTCGAGGGTGGAGAAGACGGTGGAGACGACGTACTACGACCACGGAACAGCGGCCGAGCGCTGGGAGCGTGCGCGGATATTCTTCGACGCCAAGGACTACACCGCCGCGGCGCGTGTGCTGGGCGGGCTGGTCGAGGAGGTGCCGGAGCAGACCGGACTGCGGCTGCTGCTGGCGCGGGCCTACTACCACTCGGCCCAACTGCGGCGCGCGGAGGGCGAGTTGCGTGTCATCGTCGAGCGCGACCCGGTGGAGCACTACGCCCGGCTGATGCTCGGCCGCACGCTTGAGCGGCAGGGGCGGCAGGAGGAGGCGGAGTCGCACCTGCGCATCGCCTCGGCCCTCGCGGCGACTTCGAGCAGTTCTGAGGATCGTTTTGGTCTGAGGATCGTTTCGGTCTGAGCGGCGTTTCGGTCTGAGGACCGTTTCGGAGATGGCTCGGACATGGCAGGGGCCCGGAAACCCGGGCCCCTGTCTCTTACTTGACGGCTCCTGACGGCTGCTTGACGGCCGCGCTCCGCCGGTGGGCGATCTCGCCGAGCAGGACGTCGGTGACGACGAAGGCGGCCAGTGGAATGCCCAGCAGCGGCACGAAATAGCCGAGGACCGCGATGACGGCGACCGCCGGGACCAGGATCTGGGGAGGCACCTGCTGCCAGGCGCCGCGCGGGATCGGCCGGCCGAAGGAGGAGCCGCGCCCGCGCTGCCACCACATGCGGTAGCCCCAGACGATCAGCAGGACGAGGCTGAGGGCGAGTGCCATCAGGGCGAGTTGGTTGGCCAGGCCGAAGAGGACTCCGGTGTGCAGGTCGATGCCCCAGCGGGTCAGCTTGGCGAGCAGCGGGTAGTCGTCGAACCGCAGGACGTCGGTGACCTTACCGGAGGCCGGGTCGATCGCGACCGAGTCCTGCTTCTCGGGCCAGCTGCGCTGCACCTGCCGTACGACGTAGGCCGAGTTCGCGTCCGCGGGCGGCACGATCTCGACGGGGTCGGTCAGGCCCTCGGCTCGGGCTGCGGAGAGCACCTTGTCGAGGCCGACGCCGTGCTCGGCGTCCCCGGTGGAGGCGGAGGCGCCGTGGCCCGCGTGCGCACCGCCGGCCGTCGCCGAGACCGACGGGGTGGCCTGGCCGAGCGAGGTACGCAGTTCGTCGACGTTCGCCCCGGCGTAGGTCGACCAGGTCAGACCGGTCGCCGAGAGGAATATGAACCCAGCGGCGGCCCAGACACCGACGGTGCCGTGCAGGCCGAGCGTGCGGCGCCGTCCGCTGGTGCCGCGCACCGTGCGCAGGGCGCGGCGTCGGGAGAACCACAGCACCAGGCCGCCGCCCGCGATCACCCACAACCAGCTCGCGGCGAACTCGCTGTAGAGCCGGCCGGTGTCGCCGAGGTGCAGATCGCGGTGGAGTTCGTCGATCCAGGTCCGCAGCGGGAGCGCGCCGGTCGAGCCGTACTGTTCGAGGGCGCCGCGGACCTTGCCGGTGTACGGGTCGACGAACACGGCGAGGGTGTGGTCGGGATCGACACCTTTGATGCCG
It encodes:
- a CDS encoding pirin family protein, which produces MSNLDRAAVPALCGGRGFVVAEPVRELLSPRRVQLGESTEVRRLLPNLGRRMVGAWCFVDHYGPDDIADEPGMQVPPHPHMGLQTVSWLHEGEVLHRDSTGSLQTIRPRELGLMTSGRAISHSEESPRPHARLLHGAQLWVALPDAHRHTDPRFEHHAELPVVTAPGLKGTLILGDLDGATSPGTTYTPIVGADLALARGADVRLPLQPDFEYAVLSMSGEAHVDGVPLLPGSMLYLGCGRTELPLRVESDAGLMLLGGEPFDEELIMFWNWIGRTQEEVVQAREDWMTGSRFGEVKGYDGAPLPAPELPPLTLKPRGRVR
- a CDS encoding MarR family winged helix-turn-helix transcriptional regulator, with protein sequence MSQGSEKATPGFLVWRLSMKWRVAVDRAVAPLGLTHAQYSLVASLYGMQRSGERPSQRRLADHTGLEPLYVSKLARTLEAAGLLERTRDPRDPRAVQLALTEQGREVTGRAIKVVQGLLQQLLEPLGGLDSPRAREFNRDLATLLDAPLDPFSDNETEQS
- a CDS encoding MarR family winged helix-turn-helix transcriptional regulator, giving the protein MTTTTPTVDGRVIALAHYAGRAVLEHVVARRGLAFQQQITLRPLAIAEGPVEREDLVGQVADALKVDAADVHGVVEELIAKGLAAVDGSRLHCTDAGRELYAEVVAETGKISARIYAGIPDEELAAAGHVLALVTERANAELAALQA
- a CDS encoding tetratricopeptide repeat protein, which codes for METTYYDHGTAAERWERARIFFDAKDYTAAARVLGGLVEEVPEQTGLRLLLARAYYHSAQLRRAEGELRVIVERDPVEHYARLMLGRTLERQGRQEEAESHLRIASALAATSSSSEDRFGLRIVSV
- a CDS encoding PepSY-associated TM helix domain-containing protein → MSTAPSTTKGDAPQPVTAPVPSPSRWAPLRPLVLRLHFYAGVVVAPFLLVAAVTGFLYAGAFQAEKLVYAHEMTVAKTGGTELPISEQVAAARKAHPGGTVAAVRPSPRADATTRVLLSGIKGVDPDHTLAVFVDPYTGKVRGALEQYGSTGALPLRTWIDELHRDLHLGDTGRLYSEFAASWLWVIAGGGLVLWFSRRRALRTVRGTSGRRRTLGLHGTVGVWAAAGFIFLSATGLTWSTYAGANVDELRTSLGQATPSVSATAGGAHAGHGASASTGDAEHGVGLDKVLSAARAEGLTDPVEIVPPADANSAYVVRQVQRSWPEKQDSVAIDPASGKVTDVLRFDDYPLLAKLTRWGIDLHTGVLFGLANQLALMALALSLVLLIVWGYRMWWQRGRGSSFGRPIPRGAWQQVPPQILVPAVAVIAVLGYFVPLLGIPLAAFVVTDVLLGEIAHRRSAAVKQPSGAVK